The following proteins come from a genomic window of Pocillopora verrucosa isolate sample1 chromosome 6, ASM3666991v2, whole genome shotgun sequence:
- the LOC131795804 gene encoding deleted in malignant brain tumors 1 protein-like isoform X2, with the protein MKLGVFMFLLGSILMLLSKAASVTVRLVNPNYSPSLGRVEVLYNGTWGTICDDLWDTQDAEVVCRQLGYDGALSAPHTAPFGQGTGQIWLDDVQCVGKEISISDCHHGGWGVHNCEHSEDAGVVCQSKVRLVSPSMSPSSGRVEVLYNGTWGTICDDSWDLQDAEVVCRQLRYEGALSAPGEAAFGQGTGQIWLDDVKCKGNETLIAQCNHSGWGVHNCGHNDDAGVVCRPAAVRLVNSFNHSSSGRVEVRYSGMWGTICDHSWDIRDAEVVCRQLGFDGALSAPRDASFGQGNGPIWLDDINCVGMEISISDCHHSGWSVHNCGHYDDAGVVCRPTVRLVGSANWPSSGRVEVLFNGTWGTLCDNSWDLHDADVVCRQLGYEGALAASRGAEFGQGKGQIWLDDVKCVGDETSISECRHGGWGVHNCGHGEDAGVVCRTAAVRLVNSYNLSHSGRVEVQYKGVWGTICDNSWDLNDADVVCHQLGYNGALVAFRSAAFGQGTGQIWLDDVQCVGNETLISHCNHLGWGAHNIYCRSSDDAGVVCQPSVRLASPSKIRSSGRVEVWFNDTWGTICDNSWNLQDAAVVCRQLGYDGALSAPGDAAFGQGTGQIWLDDVRCGGDEKDIVQCNHGGWGVHNCGHNEDAGVVCRPSAIRLVNSFNSSSSGRVEVLYKGVWGTVCGDSWDLQDAAVVCRQLGFEGALAAFRASEFGPRIGQIWLDEVQCGGDESSISECVHRGWGDHDCSHYYTAGVVCRPRIRLVSPSNSLSSGRVEVWYNGTWGTICDDSWDLQDADVVCRQLGYDGALLALSDATFGQGIGQIWLDNVKCTGNETFIAQCSHEGWGVHDCGHVKDAGVVCRPSDIRLVSPSNSPSSGRVEVLHMGTWGTICDHSWDLRDANVVCRQLGYDGALSALRYAAFGRGTGQIWLDDVQCVGDEIAISDCYHRGWNVHNCGHHSDVGVVCRPKVRLVNPSNSLSSGRVEVLYNGTWGTVCDNSWDLQDADVVCRQLGFEGALSAPGGAVFGQGTGQIWLFDVKCIGNETLITQCSHGGWGLHNCGHHEDVGVVCRRLKVRLVSPTDSLSSGRVEVHHSGTWGTICGYSWDLQDADVVCRQLGYDGALSAPIRFEVVESPVWLNRMQCKGNETSVSQCSHSGWGEVYSFCRYYHAGVVCRPPEDEPLVLNLECPRLLFEGYDVALHCHAIGNPPPNITWICKDTGDVLGTEGKLTLTAVNRKEAGTYLCSAWNGIGNSSIRACSLDFYLHPQILDMHCPTKIVEGSNITLHCNATGNPAPNIVWIWRYTGSVLGRTEKLTLTDVDRGQTGAYLCRAWNGIGSNSTRTCSLDVYFEAQVQALHCPSSVTEGSSVNLRCNTTGNPSPNITWIWQDTGIVLGSNDHLILLNVHRSHTGIYQCHAWNGIGNSSISTCYLNVFFEPQILNMQCPSSKVEGSNLNLYCNVTSNPSPNITWIWEDTGDVLGSNEELTFSAVNRNQTGNYQCLARNGIGNSSTRTCSLDVFFEAHVQALHCPSSVTEGSSLNLQCNATGNPSPNITWIRQDTGIVFGSDDRLVLVDVHRSHTGIYQCHAWNGIGNSSIIEAQVQALHCPSSVTEGSSVNLQCNATGNPSPNITWIRQDTGIVSGSDDRLVLVDVHRSHTGIYQCHAWNGIGNSSISTCYLDVFYLPTGTRMTSDGNDTVVLAGGSLFLKCTSEANPAVHVFQLIFDSTRVATSSSGMFSVTVRKAGIYICIPVNEVGSGDNATVKVTVLDSPGFPEFVNNTVDTITIRWSPINLHYATYTVNIRPEEETAWMNATCKQTIWQNHCTVTGTVVEVVGLEEDSGYHFRVYANYRGVRGDASLPSGAFRTAGDVGFCGSMNRCRE; encoded by the exons TTCGTTTGGTAAGCCCTAGTATGTCGCCATCCTCTGGTCGTGTTGAAGTGCTGTATAATGGTACATGGGGAACCATCTGTGACGATTCATGGGACTTACAGGACGCTGAAGTAGTTTGTCGGCAGCTTCGATACGAAGGAGCTTTATCAGCACCCGGTGAAGCAGCATTTGGACAAGGCACTGGTCAGATATGGCTGGATGATGTTAAATGTAAAGGAAATGAGACACTAATAGCGCAGTGCAATCACTCAGGATGGGGAGTTCACAACTGTGGACATAATGATGACGCTGGTGTGGTGTGCCGACCTGCAG CAGTTCGCTTGGTGAACTCTTTCAATCACTCATCTTCTGGTCGTGTTGAGGTACGATACAGTGGTATGTGGGGAACCATTTGTGACCACTCATGGGACATACGGGACGCTGAAGTAGTTTGCCGCCAGCTTGGATTCGATGGAGCTTTATCAGCACCTCGTGATGCATCATTTGGACAAGGAAATGGTCCGATATGGCTGGATGACATTAACTGTGTAGGAATGGAGATTTCAATATCGGACTGTCATCACAGTGGATGGAGCGTCCACAACTGTGGTCACTATGATGATGCTGGCGTAGTTTGTCGACCTACAG TGCGTTTGGTGGGTTCCGCCAATTGGCCGTCTTCTGGTCGTGTTGAAGTGTTGTTCAATGGCACATGGGGAACCCTTTGTGACAACTCGTGGGACTTACATGACGCTGATGTAGTTTGTCGTCAGCTTGGATACGAAGGAGCTTTAGCAGCGTCAAGAGGGGCAGAATTTGGACAAGGAAAAGGTCAGATATGGCTGGATGACGTTAAGTGTGTCGGAGATGAGACCTCAATATCAGAATGTCGCCACGGGGGATGGGGAGTTCACAACTGTGGACACGGTGAAGACGCTGGTGTGGTGTGCCGAACCGCAG CTGTCCGTCTGGTTAATTCCTACAATTTGTCACATTCCGGTCGGGTTGAAGTGCAATACAAAGGTGTATGGGGAACCATATGTGACAACTCATGGGATTTAAATGACGCTGATGTAGTTTGTCACCAGCTTGGATACAATGGGGCTTTAGTAGCATTTCGTAGCGCAGCATTTGGACAAGGAACAGGCCAGATATGGTTGGATGACGTGCAATGTGTGGGAAATGAGACATTAATATCACACTGCAATCACTTAGGATGGGGAGCTCACAACATTTACTGTCGGAGCAGTGATGACGCCGGTGTAGTTTGCCAACCCTCGG TTCGTTTGGCGAGCCCAAGCAAAATACGGTCTTCTGGTCGTGTTGAAGTGTGGTTCAATGATACATGGGGAACCATTTGTGACAACTCATGGAACTTACAAGACGCTGCAGTCGTTTGTCGTCAGCTTGGATACGATGGAGCTTTATCCGCTCCCGGTGATGCAGCATTTGGACAAGGAACTGGCCAGATATGGCTGGATGACGTTAGATGTGGAGGAGATGAGAAAGACATAGTGCAGTGCAATCACGGTGGATGGGGAGTTCACAATTGTGGACATAATGAAGACGCTGGTGTGGTTTGCCGCCCTTCAG CTATTCGTCTGGTTAATTCCTTCAATTCGTCAAGTTCTGGTCGTGTCGAAGTGCTGTACAAAGGTGTATGGGGAACCGTTTGTGGCGACTCTTGGGACTTGCAGGACGCTGCTGTAGTTTGTCGCCAACTTGGATTCGAAGGAGCTTTAGCAGCATTTCGTGCGTCAGAATTTGGACCAAGAATAGGTCAGATATGGTTGGACGAAGTGCAATGTGGGGGAGACGAGTCATCGATATCAGAGTGTGTTCACAGAGGATGGGGAGATCATGACTGTTCGCATTATTATACCGCTGGCGTAGTATGCCGACCCAGAA TTCGTCTGGTGAGCCCCAGCAATTCACTGTCTTCTGGTCGTGTTGAAGTGTGGTACAATGGTACATGGGGAACCATTTGTGACGACTCTTGGGACTTACAGGACGCTGATGTAGTTTGTCGTCAACTTGGATACGATGGAGCTTTATTAGCACTTAGTGATGCAACATTTGGACAAGGAATTGGCCAGATATGGCTTGATAACGTTAAATGTACAGGAAATGAGACATTCATAGCACAGTGCAGTCACGAAGGATGGGGAGTTCACGACTGTGGGCATGTTAAAGACGCTGGCGTAGTTTGCAGACCTTCAG ATATTCGTTTGGTGAGTCCCAGCAATTCACCGTCTTCTGGTCGTGTTGAAGTGTTGCACATGGGTACCTGGGGAACCATTTGTGATCATTCGTGGGACCTACGTGATGCTAATGTGGTTTGTCGTCAGCTTGGATACGATGGAGCTTTATCAGCGCTTAGATATGCAGCATTTGGACGAGGAACTGGCCAGATATGGCTTGACGATGTGCAGTGTGTAGGAGATGAAATCGCGATATCGGACTGTTATCACAGAGGATGGAATGTCCACAACTGTGGGCATCATAGTGACGTTGGCGTTGTGTGTCGACCCAAAG TTCGTTTGGTGAACCCCAGCAATTCACTGTCTTCTGGTCGTGTTGAAGTGCTGTACAATGGTACATGGGGAACCGTCTGTGACAACTCATGGGACTTACAGGACGCTGATGTGGTTTGTCGACAGCTTGGATTCGAAGGAGCGTTATCAGCACCTGGTGGTGCAGTATTTGGACAAGGAACTGGTCAGATATGGCTGTTTGATGTTAAATGCATCGGAAACGAGACATTGATAACTCAGTGCAGTCACGGAGGATGGGGACTTCACAACTGTGGGCATCATGAAGACGTTGGTGTGGTGTGTCGCCGTCTAAAAG TTCGTTTGGTGAGCCCCACTGATTCACTATCTTCTGGACGTGTTGAAGTGCACCATAGTGGTACATGGGGAACAATTTGTGGATACAGTTGGGACCTACAGGATGCAGATGTAGTTTGTCGCCAGCTTGGGTACGATGGCGCTTTATCAGCACCAATTCGGTTCGAAGTTGTAGAAAGTCCCGTATGGCTAAACAGGATgcaatgtaaaggaaatgaGACATCAGTTTCACAATGCAGTCATTCAGGATGGGGAGAAGTTTATTCTTTTTGTCGGTATTATCATGCTGGTGTGGTGTGCCGTCCGCCAgaag ACGAACCTCTGGTTCTAAACTTAGAGTGTCCGAGATTACTCTTCGAGGGATATGACGTAGCTCTTCATTGCCATGCAATTGGAAATCCTCCCCCAAATATTACCTGGATATGTAAAGACACAGGAGATGTTCTAGGGACCGAAGGAAAGCTGACTCTTACAGCGGTAAATCGCAAAGAGGCAGGCACCTATCTGTGCTCGGCGTGGAATGGAATTGGCAACAGCTCCATCAGAGCATGCAGTTTGGATTTTTATC ttcaTCCACAGATATTGGACATGCATTGTCCAACCAAGATAGTTGAGGGAAGTAACATAACTCTTCACTGTAATGCTACTGGAAATCCAGCGCCAAATATCGTGTGGATTTGGCGATACACAGGATCTGTTCTCGGTAGAACTGAAAAGCTCACTCTTACTGATGTTGATCGAGGTCAAACAGGGGCTTATCTGTGTCGTGCGTGGAATGGAATCGGAAGTAATTCCACCAGGACATGCAGCCTAGATGTGTATT tcgaaGCTCAAGTTCAAGCCTTACATTGTCCAAGCTCAGTAACTGAGGGCAGTAGCGTAAATCTTCGGTGTAATACTACTGGTAACCCTTCTCCAAACATCACATGGATATGGCAAGATACAGGAATTGTTCTTGGCAGCAATGATCATCTTATTCTGTTGAATGTACATCGCAGCCATACGGGAATTTATCAGTGCCATGCATGGAATGGAATTGGCAATAGTTCAATCAGTACATGTTACTTGAATGTATTTT TCGAACCCCAAATTCTAAACATGCAATGCCCAAGCTCAAAAGTGGAGGGAAGTAACTTAAATCTTTACTGTAATGTTACCAGTAATCCTTCTCCGAACATTACTTGGATATGGGAAGACACAGGAGATGTTCTTGGTAGCAATGAGGAGCTCACTTTTTCAGCTGTAAATCGAAACCAAACAGGCAATTATCAATGCCTGGCGAGGAATGGAATTGGTAATAGTTCCACCAGAACATGCAGTCTGGACGTGTTTT tCGAAGCTCACGTTCAAGCCTTACATTGTCCAAGCTCAGTAACTGAGGGCAGTAGCTTAAATCTTCAGTGTAATGCTACTGGTAACCCCTCTCCAAACATCACATGGATACGGCAAGATACAGGAATTGTCTTTGGTAGCGATGATCGTCTTGTTCTGGTGGATGTACATCGCAGCCATACGGGGATTTATCAGTGCCATGCATGGAATGGAATTGGCAATAGCTCGATCA tCGAAGCTCAAGTTCAAGCCTTACATTGTCCAAGCTCAGTAACTGAAGGCAGTAGCGTAAATCTTCAGTGTAATGCTACTGGTAACCCCTCTCCAAACATCACATGGATACGGCAAGATACAGGAATTGTCTCTGGTAGCGATGATCGTCTTGTTCTGGTGGATGTACATCGCAGCCATACGGGGATTTATCAGTGCCATGCATGGAATGGAATTGGCAATAGCTCGATCAGTACATGTTACTTGGATGTATTTT ACTTGCCGACTGGTACACGAATGACATCTGACGGGAATGATACTGTCGTTTTAGCTGGAGGTAGTTTGTTCCTTAAATGCACCTCAGAGGCTAACCCTGCGGTTCATGTGTTTCAGTTGATATTCGATAGTACCCGCGTCGCCACCAGCAGCTCTGGAATGTTTAGTGTTACTGTGAGGAAAGCTGGAATATACATATGTATCCCTGTAAATGAAGTGGGCTCAGGAGACAATGCAACAGTCAAAGTAACTGTTCTCG ATTCTCCTGGTTTTCCAGAATTTGTAAACAACACCGTTGACACGATAACTATAAGGTGGTCGCCAATTAATCTTCATTATGCTACATATACCGTAAATATAAGACCTGAAGAAGAAACAGCGTGGATGAACGCAACATGTAAACAGACTATTTGGCAGAATCATTGCACAGTGACGGGCACAGTTGTTGAGGTCGTTGGCCTCGAAGAGGACTCTGGGTATCATTTTAGAGTCTATGCTAACTACAGAGGTGTTAGAGGTGACGCCAGTTTACCGTCAGGAGCCTTCAGAACAGCAGGTGATGTTGGATTTTGTGGTTCTATGAATCGTTGCCGCGAGTGA
- the LOC131795804 gene encoding deleted in malignant brain tumors 1 protein-like isoform X1 translates to MKLGVFMFLLGSILMLLSKAASVTVRLVNPNYSPSLGRVEVLYNGTWGTICDDLWDTQDAEVVCRQLGYDGALSAPHTAPFGQGTGQIWLDDVQCVGKEISISDCHHGGWGVHNCEHSEDAGVVCQSKVRLVSPSMSPSSGRVEVLYNGTWGTICDDSWDLQDAEVVCRQLRYEGALSAPGEAAFGQGTGQIWLDDVKCKGNETLIAQCNHSGWGVHNCGHNDDAGVVCRPAAVRLVNSFNHSSSGRVEVRYSGMWGTICDHSWDIRDAEVVCRQLGFDGALSAPRDASFGQGNGPIWLDDINCVGMEISISDCHHSGWSVHNCGHYDDAGVVCRPTVRLVGSANWPSSGRVEVLFNGTWGTLCDNSWDLHDADVVCRQLGYEGALAASRGAEFGQGKGQIWLDDVKCVGDETSISECRHGGWGVHNCGHGEDAGVVCRTAAVRLVNSYNLSHSGRVEVQYKGVWGTICDNSWDLNDADVVCHQLGYNGALVAFRSAAFGQGTGQIWLDDVQCVGNETLISHCNHLGWGAHNIYCRSSDDAGVVCQPSVRLASPSKIRSSGRVEVWFNDTWGTICDNSWNLQDAAVVCRQLGYDGALSAPGDAAFGQGTGQIWLDDVRCGGDEKDIVQCNHGGWGVHNCGHNEDAGVVCRPSAIRLVNSFNSSSSGRVEVLYKGVWGTVCGDSWDLQDAAVVCRQLGFEGALAAFRASEFGPRIGQIWLDEVQCGGDESSISECVHRGWGDHDCSHYYTAGVVCRPRIRLVSPSNSLSSGRVEVWYNGTWGTICDDSWDLQDADVVCRQLGYDGALLALSDATFGQGIGQIWLDNVKCTGNETFIAQCSHEGWGVHDCGHVKDAGVVCRPSDIRLVSPSNSPSSGRVEVLHMGTWGTICDHSWDLRDANVVCRQLGYDGALSALRYAAFGRGTGQIWLDDVQCVGDEIAISDCYHRGWNVHNCGHHSDVGVVCRPKVRLVNPSNSLSSGRVEVLYNGTWGTVCDNSWDLQDADVVCRQLGFEGALSAPGGAVFGQGTGQIWLFDVKCIGNETLITQCSHGGWGLHNCGHHEDVGVVCRRLKVRLVSPTDSLSSGRVEVHHSGTWGTICGYSWDLQDADVVCRQLGYDGALSAPIRFEVVESPVWLNRMQCKGNETSVSQCSHSGWGEVYSFCRYYHAGVVCRPPEDEPLVLNLECPRLLFEGYDVALHCHAIGNPPPNITWICKDTGDVLGTEGKLTLTAVNRKEAGTYLCSAWNGIGNSSIRACSLDFYLHPQILDMHCPTKIVEGSNITLHCNATGNPAPNIVWIWRYTGSVLGRTEKLTLTDVDRGQTGAYLCRAWNGIGSNSTRTCSLDVYFEAQVQALHCPSSVTEGSSVNLRCNTTGNPSPNITWIWQDTGIVLGSNDHLILLNVHRSHTGIYQCHAWNGIGNSSISTCYLNVFFEPQILNMQCPSSKVEGSNLNLYCNVTSNPSPNITWIWEDTGDVLGSNEELTFSAVNRNQTGNYQCLARNGIGNSSTRTCSLDVFFEAHVQALHCPSSVTEGSSLNLQCNATGNPSPNITWIRQDTGIVFGSDDRLVLVDVHRSHTGIYQCHAWNGIGNSSISTCYLDVFFEAQVQALHCPSSVTEGSSVNLQCNATGNPSPNITWIRQDTGIVSGSDDRLVLVDVHRSHTGIYQCHAWNGIGNSSISTCYLDVFYLPTGTRMTSDGNDTVVLAGGSLFLKCTSEANPAVHVFQLIFDSTRVATSSSGMFSVTVRKAGIYICIPVNEVGSGDNATVKVTVLDSPGFPEFVNNTVDTITIRWSPINLHYATYTVNIRPEEETAWMNATCKQTIWQNHCTVTGTVVEVVGLEEDSGYHFRVYANYRGVRGDASLPSGAFRTAGDVGFCGSMNRCRE, encoded by the exons TTCGTTTGGTAAGCCCTAGTATGTCGCCATCCTCTGGTCGTGTTGAAGTGCTGTATAATGGTACATGGGGAACCATCTGTGACGATTCATGGGACTTACAGGACGCTGAAGTAGTTTGTCGGCAGCTTCGATACGAAGGAGCTTTATCAGCACCCGGTGAAGCAGCATTTGGACAAGGCACTGGTCAGATATGGCTGGATGATGTTAAATGTAAAGGAAATGAGACACTAATAGCGCAGTGCAATCACTCAGGATGGGGAGTTCACAACTGTGGACATAATGATGACGCTGGTGTGGTGTGCCGACCTGCAG CAGTTCGCTTGGTGAACTCTTTCAATCACTCATCTTCTGGTCGTGTTGAGGTACGATACAGTGGTATGTGGGGAACCATTTGTGACCACTCATGGGACATACGGGACGCTGAAGTAGTTTGCCGCCAGCTTGGATTCGATGGAGCTTTATCAGCACCTCGTGATGCATCATTTGGACAAGGAAATGGTCCGATATGGCTGGATGACATTAACTGTGTAGGAATGGAGATTTCAATATCGGACTGTCATCACAGTGGATGGAGCGTCCACAACTGTGGTCACTATGATGATGCTGGCGTAGTTTGTCGACCTACAG TGCGTTTGGTGGGTTCCGCCAATTGGCCGTCTTCTGGTCGTGTTGAAGTGTTGTTCAATGGCACATGGGGAACCCTTTGTGACAACTCGTGGGACTTACATGACGCTGATGTAGTTTGTCGTCAGCTTGGATACGAAGGAGCTTTAGCAGCGTCAAGAGGGGCAGAATTTGGACAAGGAAAAGGTCAGATATGGCTGGATGACGTTAAGTGTGTCGGAGATGAGACCTCAATATCAGAATGTCGCCACGGGGGATGGGGAGTTCACAACTGTGGACACGGTGAAGACGCTGGTGTGGTGTGCCGAACCGCAG CTGTCCGTCTGGTTAATTCCTACAATTTGTCACATTCCGGTCGGGTTGAAGTGCAATACAAAGGTGTATGGGGAACCATATGTGACAACTCATGGGATTTAAATGACGCTGATGTAGTTTGTCACCAGCTTGGATACAATGGGGCTTTAGTAGCATTTCGTAGCGCAGCATTTGGACAAGGAACAGGCCAGATATGGTTGGATGACGTGCAATGTGTGGGAAATGAGACATTAATATCACACTGCAATCACTTAGGATGGGGAGCTCACAACATTTACTGTCGGAGCAGTGATGACGCCGGTGTAGTTTGCCAACCCTCGG TTCGTTTGGCGAGCCCAAGCAAAATACGGTCTTCTGGTCGTGTTGAAGTGTGGTTCAATGATACATGGGGAACCATTTGTGACAACTCATGGAACTTACAAGACGCTGCAGTCGTTTGTCGTCAGCTTGGATACGATGGAGCTTTATCCGCTCCCGGTGATGCAGCATTTGGACAAGGAACTGGCCAGATATGGCTGGATGACGTTAGATGTGGAGGAGATGAGAAAGACATAGTGCAGTGCAATCACGGTGGATGGGGAGTTCACAATTGTGGACATAATGAAGACGCTGGTGTGGTTTGCCGCCCTTCAG CTATTCGTCTGGTTAATTCCTTCAATTCGTCAAGTTCTGGTCGTGTCGAAGTGCTGTACAAAGGTGTATGGGGAACCGTTTGTGGCGACTCTTGGGACTTGCAGGACGCTGCTGTAGTTTGTCGCCAACTTGGATTCGAAGGAGCTTTAGCAGCATTTCGTGCGTCAGAATTTGGACCAAGAATAGGTCAGATATGGTTGGACGAAGTGCAATGTGGGGGAGACGAGTCATCGATATCAGAGTGTGTTCACAGAGGATGGGGAGATCATGACTGTTCGCATTATTATACCGCTGGCGTAGTATGCCGACCCAGAA TTCGTCTGGTGAGCCCCAGCAATTCACTGTCTTCTGGTCGTGTTGAAGTGTGGTACAATGGTACATGGGGAACCATTTGTGACGACTCTTGGGACTTACAGGACGCTGATGTAGTTTGTCGTCAACTTGGATACGATGGAGCTTTATTAGCACTTAGTGATGCAACATTTGGACAAGGAATTGGCCAGATATGGCTTGATAACGTTAAATGTACAGGAAATGAGACATTCATAGCACAGTGCAGTCACGAAGGATGGGGAGTTCACGACTGTGGGCATGTTAAAGACGCTGGCGTAGTTTGCAGACCTTCAG ATATTCGTTTGGTGAGTCCCAGCAATTCACCGTCTTCTGGTCGTGTTGAAGTGTTGCACATGGGTACCTGGGGAACCATTTGTGATCATTCGTGGGACCTACGTGATGCTAATGTGGTTTGTCGTCAGCTTGGATACGATGGAGCTTTATCAGCGCTTAGATATGCAGCATTTGGACGAGGAACTGGCCAGATATGGCTTGACGATGTGCAGTGTGTAGGAGATGAAATCGCGATATCGGACTGTTATCACAGAGGATGGAATGTCCACAACTGTGGGCATCATAGTGACGTTGGCGTTGTGTGTCGACCCAAAG TTCGTTTGGTGAACCCCAGCAATTCACTGTCTTCTGGTCGTGTTGAAGTGCTGTACAATGGTACATGGGGAACCGTCTGTGACAACTCATGGGACTTACAGGACGCTGATGTGGTTTGTCGACAGCTTGGATTCGAAGGAGCGTTATCAGCACCTGGTGGTGCAGTATTTGGACAAGGAACTGGTCAGATATGGCTGTTTGATGTTAAATGCATCGGAAACGAGACATTGATAACTCAGTGCAGTCACGGAGGATGGGGACTTCACAACTGTGGGCATCATGAAGACGTTGGTGTGGTGTGTCGCCGTCTAAAAG TTCGTTTGGTGAGCCCCACTGATTCACTATCTTCTGGACGTGTTGAAGTGCACCATAGTGGTACATGGGGAACAATTTGTGGATACAGTTGGGACCTACAGGATGCAGATGTAGTTTGTCGCCAGCTTGGGTACGATGGCGCTTTATCAGCACCAATTCGGTTCGAAGTTGTAGAAAGTCCCGTATGGCTAAACAGGATgcaatgtaaaggaaatgaGACATCAGTTTCACAATGCAGTCATTCAGGATGGGGAGAAGTTTATTCTTTTTGTCGGTATTATCATGCTGGTGTGGTGTGCCGTCCGCCAgaag ACGAACCTCTGGTTCTAAACTTAGAGTGTCCGAGATTACTCTTCGAGGGATATGACGTAGCTCTTCATTGCCATGCAATTGGAAATCCTCCCCCAAATATTACCTGGATATGTAAAGACACAGGAGATGTTCTAGGGACCGAAGGAAAGCTGACTCTTACAGCGGTAAATCGCAAAGAGGCAGGCACCTATCTGTGCTCGGCGTGGAATGGAATTGGCAACAGCTCCATCAGAGCATGCAGTTTGGATTTTTATC ttcaTCCACAGATATTGGACATGCATTGTCCAACCAAGATAGTTGAGGGAAGTAACATAACTCTTCACTGTAATGCTACTGGAAATCCAGCGCCAAATATCGTGTGGATTTGGCGATACACAGGATCTGTTCTCGGTAGAACTGAAAAGCTCACTCTTACTGATGTTGATCGAGGTCAAACAGGGGCTTATCTGTGTCGTGCGTGGAATGGAATCGGAAGTAATTCCACCAGGACATGCAGCCTAGATGTGTATT tcgaaGCTCAAGTTCAAGCCTTACATTGTCCAAGCTCAGTAACTGAGGGCAGTAGCGTAAATCTTCGGTGTAATACTACTGGTAACCCTTCTCCAAACATCACATGGATATGGCAAGATACAGGAATTGTTCTTGGCAGCAATGATCATCTTATTCTGTTGAATGTACATCGCAGCCATACGGGAATTTATCAGTGCCATGCATGGAATGGAATTGGCAATAGTTCAATCAGTACATGTTACTTGAATGTATTTT TCGAACCCCAAATTCTAAACATGCAATGCCCAAGCTCAAAAGTGGAGGGAAGTAACTTAAATCTTTACTGTAATGTTACCAGTAATCCTTCTCCGAACATTACTTGGATATGGGAAGACACAGGAGATGTTCTTGGTAGCAATGAGGAGCTCACTTTTTCAGCTGTAAATCGAAACCAAACAGGCAATTATCAATGCCTGGCGAGGAATGGAATTGGTAATAGTTCCACCAGAACATGCAGTCTGGACGTGTTTT tCGAAGCTCACGTTCAAGCCTTACATTGTCCAAGCTCAGTAACTGAGGGCAGTAGCTTAAATCTTCAGTGTAATGCTACTGGTAACCCCTCTCCAAACATCACATGGATACGGCAAGATACAGGAATTGTCTTTGGTAGCGATGATCGTCTTGTTCTGGTGGATGTACATCGCAGCCATACGGGGATTTATCAGTGCCATGCATGGAATGGAATTGGCAATAGCTCGATCAGTACATGTTACTTGGATGTATTTT tCGAAGCTCAAGTTCAAGCCTTACATTGTCCAAGCTCAGTAACTGAAGGCAGTAGCGTAAATCTTCAGTGTAATGCTACTGGTAACCCCTCTCCAAACATCACATGGATACGGCAAGATACAGGAATTGTCTCTGGTAGCGATGATCGTCTTGTTCTGGTGGATGTACATCGCAGCCATACGGGGATTTATCAGTGCCATGCATGGAATGGAATTGGCAATAGCTCGATCAGTACATGTTACTTGGATGTATTTT ACTTGCCGACTGGTACACGAATGACATCTGACGGGAATGATACTGTCGTTTTAGCTGGAGGTAGTTTGTTCCTTAAATGCACCTCAGAGGCTAACCCTGCGGTTCATGTGTTTCAGTTGATATTCGATAGTACCCGCGTCGCCACCAGCAGCTCTGGAATGTTTAGTGTTACTGTGAGGAAAGCTGGAATATACATATGTATCCCTGTAAATGAAGTGGGCTCAGGAGACAATGCAACAGTCAAAGTAACTGTTCTCG ATTCTCCTGGTTTTCCAGAATTTGTAAACAACACCGTTGACACGATAACTATAAGGTGGTCGCCAATTAATCTTCATTATGCTACATATACCGTAAATATAAGACCTGAAGAAGAAACAGCGTGGATGAACGCAACATGTAAACAGACTATTTGGCAGAATCATTGCACAGTGACGGGCACAGTTGTTGAGGTCGTTGGCCTCGAAGAGGACTCTGGGTATCATTTTAGAGTCTATGCTAACTACAGAGGTGTTAGAGGTGACGCCAGTTTACCGTCAGGAGCCTTCAGAACAGCAGGTGATGTTGGATTTTGTGGTTCTATGAATCGTTGCCGCGAGTGA